The sequence GTGGCTGACGTACCTGCCGATCTTGCCGCAGTGTGGCCACGCGTACTGGAGCAGCTCCTCGGTGAGGGACGCGGCCAGGGTGTCGAGGCAAAAGACGAGCACTGGATCCGACGCTGCCAGCCGCTCGCGCTGGTCGCGGACACCGCCCTGCTCGCCGTACCGAACGAATTCGCGAAGGGCGTACTGGAAGGCCGTCTCGCGCCGATCGTCAGCGACACCCTGAGCCGCGAGTGCGGCCGCCCCATCCGCATCGCGATCACCGTGGACGACTCCGCCGGCGAGCCGCCGGCTCCCTCGGCGCCCGTACAGCAGCCGCAGCCGCGCTACGAGGAGCCGGAACTGCCCTCCGGACCGTACGAGGGCTACGGCCGGCACCGCGCCGGCGACCACCACCCGGGCGGCGAGCCGCCCGCCCGCGGGGATCAGCTGCACACCACCCGTGGGGACCAGCACCCCCCGTCCCGCGCGGATCAGCTCCCCACCGCCCGCCCCGCGTATCCGTCCGAGTACCAGCGCCCCGAGCCCGGCGCCTGGCCCCGGCCCTCGCAGGACGAGTACGGCTGGCAGCAGCCGCGCCTCGGCTTCCCCGAGCGCGACCCGTACGCCTCGCCGCCGCAGGACGCCTACGGCTCCTCCGGGCCGGACGCCTACGGCTCGCCGGCCCAGGACTACCGCCCGCAGGGCATGGAGCGCCCGCCCTACGACCAGCCGCGCTCCGAGTACGACGCACCGCGACCGGACTACGACCGCCCGGACTACGACTCCCCGCGCTCCGAGTACGAGCCGTCCCGGGCCGAGTACGACCAGCGCGACCCCGTCCGCCGCGAGCGGCCCGAGCCGCCCTCCGGTGTCGGCCCGGTGCACCGCGGCGGCCCCGGCCGCCCGGACCTGCCGCCGGCCGCGGGGGGCGGCGCGCCCGGTCCGCAGGCCGCGCCGCCCGCGCCGGCGAGCGGCCCCGGTGAGCCCACCGCCCGGCTGAACCCGAAGTACCTCTTCGACACGTTCGTCATCGGCGCCTCCAACCGGTTCGCGCACGCGGCCGCGGTGGCGGTCGCGGAGGCGCCGGCGAAGGCGTACAACCCCCTGTTCATCTACGGGGAGTCGGGGCTCGGCAAGACGCATCTGCTGCACGCGATCGGGCACTACGCGCGCAGTCTCTACCCGGGCACGCGGGTGCGGTACGTCAGCTCGGAAGAGTTCACCAACGAGTTCATCAACTCCATCCGTGACGGCAAGGGCGACAGCTTCCGCAAGCGCTACCGCGAGATGGACATCCTGCTCGTCGACGACATCCAGTTCCTCGCGGACAAGGAGTCGACGCAGGAGGAGTTCTTCCACACCTTCAACACGCTCCACAACGCCAACAAGCAGATCGTGCTCTCCTCCGACCGGCCGCCCAAGCAGCTGGTCACGCTGGAGGACCGGCTGCGAAACCGTTTCGAGTGGGGTCTGATCACCGACGTCCAGCCGCCCGAGCTGGAGACGCGCATCGCGATCCTGCGCAAGAAGGCGGTGCAGGAACAGCTCAACGCCCCGCCGGAGGTACTGGAGTTCATCGCCTCCCGGATCTCGCGGAACATCCGCGAGCTGGAGGGCGCGCTGATCCGGGTGACCGCGTTCGCCTCGCTCAACCGGCAGCCGGTGGACCTGGGCCTGACCGAGATCGTCCTCAAGGACCTGATTCCCGGCGGCGAGGACTCCG is a genomic window of Streptomyces griseochromogenes containing:
- the dnaA gene encoding chromosomal replication initiator protein DnaA; translation: VADVPADLAAVWPRVLEQLLGEGRGQGVEAKDEHWIRRCQPLALVADTALLAVPNEFAKGVLEGRLAPIVSDTLSRECGRPIRIAITVDDSAGEPPAPSAPVQQPQPRYEEPELPSGPYEGYGRHRAGDHHPGGEPPARGDQLHTTRGDQHPPSRADQLPTARPAYPSEYQRPEPGAWPRPSQDEYGWQQPRLGFPERDPYASPPQDAYGSSGPDAYGSPAQDYRPQGMERPPYDQPRSEYDAPRPDYDRPDYDSPRSEYEPSRAEYDQRDPVRRERPEPPSGVGPVHRGGPGRPDLPPAAGGGAPGPQAAPPAPASGPGEPTARLNPKYLFDTFVIGASNRFAHAAAVAVAEAPAKAYNPLFIYGESGLGKTHLLHAIGHYARSLYPGTRVRYVSSEEFTNEFINSIRDGKGDSFRKRYREMDILLVDDIQFLADKESTQEEFFHTFNTLHNANKQIVLSSDRPPKQLVTLEDRLRNRFEWGLITDVQPPELETRIAILRKKAVQEQLNAPPEVLEFIASRISRNIRELEGALIRVTAFASLNRQPVDLGLTEIVLKDLIPGGEDSAPEITATAIMAATADYFGLTVEDLCGTSRGRALVTARQIAMYLCRELTDLSLPKIGAQFGGRDHTTVMHADRKIRALMAERRSIYNQVTELTNRIKNG